The DNA region TATATTCTATAATTTTTGAAACTAATTTTTCAAGCCCTACAGGGTCATCACCGGTTTTTACCGCTGCTCTGCATGCCATTGTGGCTATTGCATGGTCAAATACCTTGTCTAAAGATTCTATACCTTCAAGTCGTAACTCATCAAGTATTTCAATTATCGTTGCTTGAGGATCATTTATTCTTAAATTGGATGGAAATCCCATAATAAAGTATTCATCGCCATTTTTTGTTATTTCAAATCCCAATTTTCTTAATTTTTCAATATGTTCTTCCAAAATATCTTTTCTAACTGCATCAAGATTTAGTTCGATTGGTAACATTATCATCTGTGTTGTTATATTTCCATTTTCAAAAAATTCCTTTTTTAAATCTTCATATAACACCCTTTCATGCGCAGCATGAAAATCTACAAAATGTATTGAATCCTTTAACTCCAGGATTATATATCTACTGGCAACAACGCCTATTATTTTATAGTAGTCTATGTTCGGTGTTTTTTCTTTTTTTGATTCAATCGGTTTTATATTATTTATGATATTACTATTAATAAGATTTTTTAGTGTATTTTTTTCTTTGAAATTATTAACCTTTTTTTCATTTTGAATATGCAATTTTATTCTATTATCTTTTTTCTTTTTAATTAAAAATGTATTATATTTTTCTTCTTTTTCTGATATTGTTGGAATTTGATTATCTGAATTTTCTTTAATAAAAGAATTATTGTTATTTATTTTTCTATCCAAATCTCGTTCTAAACTTATATAATCGGTAGTATTTTGCTTAATTTTACTTTTTTCAATATCAATAGACATTTTAAATCTTGTTTCTTTAATAAGTGTCTCACGTATAATTTTTTTAAATCTATTATAAATAATTCTTGACTCAGAAATTTTTACCTCAAGTTTTTGAGGATGAACGTTAACATCCACCTCTTTTGGATCAATTTCAAAAAATATAATTCCATATGGATGACGTCTTGATTCAAGCATTTCACCATAACCAGATTCAAAAACCGCAAATAAATCACCCGATCTTATATATCTGTTATTTATAAAAAATATCTGTGCAGTTCTATTATTTCTTGTTACTCTTGGATGTGATATATAACCTTTAATTTTAAACCATTTTTCTTCAATATTTATTTCAAAGAAATCTTCTTTGCTTGTTTCTGGAAATATGGTATTTATTTTCTCAATTAAAGAGATATCTTTTGATACAGAATATACTACTCTATTATCTTTTATATAATCAACACTAACTTTAGATGCCAGTATGAATTTTTCAATAATTTCAGTAACCATCCTACTTTCAACGGCAGAAGATTTTAAAAATTTTCTTCTTGCGGGTAAATTGAAAAATAAATCTCTCACTTCTATTGTTGTACCATCAGAAGCTGCTATTTTTTTAGAGTTGATAGGTTCACCACTCACAAATTCAACACTTGTAGCTATATCATCATTTTTTCTTTTAGAGGTTATTTTCATTCTTGACACCCTTGATATTGCTGCAAGGGCTTCGCCTCTAAATCCGTATGTATGAATGTTATATAAATCTTCAACATCAGTTATTTTACTTGTTGTATGTGGTTGAACAGCCAGTAACATTTCCTCTTCAGACATGCCTATACCATTGTCTGTAATTCTAATATATGTTTTTCCACCATCTTTTATTTCAACAGTAATTTTATCAGCATGGGCATCAATGGCGTTTTCAAATAGTTCTTTTACAACAGCAAAAGTTCCGGTAACTACTTCACCAGCAGCGATTTTCATTATTACCGATTCTGATAATTTAACAATAGCCATTAAATCATCTACCACCTTTTTGTTTGAAAATTTCAAATAATAATATTCCAGCACTTACGGCAACATTTAAAGATTCGACATTATTTGCCATTGGAATAGAAATTAAAGCGTCACATTTTGATTTAATCTTTTCTCTAATACCACTTCCTTCATTTCCCATTACAATAGCAACATTTCCAGTTAAATTTGTTTCATAGTATATATTATGACTCATGTCAGCACCATATACCCAAAACCCATGTTTTTTAATAGTCTCAATAAATCTTGAAATATTAGTTACTTTTAAAATAGGAATTCTAAAAGCCAACCCTACTGAAACTTTAATAACAGTTGAGGTTACTTCAACGGAGTTATCCTTAGGAATAACTATTAAATCAGCATCAGCAGCGAGAGAAGATCTAATAATGGCGCCGAAATTATGAGGATCCTGAATTTGATCCAAGATTACAATTGTAGCATTTTCTCTTAAATTATTCAGAATAGTTTCATCAACATATTTAAATTCTTTTCCAATATCTATTACAACACCTTGATGTTTTGAAACATTAACCATTTTTTGTAGAACATTATCAGGTGCAAAAGAGAATGAATATTTATGTTTTTTGGTCAACTCAATTAATTCTTTAAATGTTTTATCTGTTTTTTTACTATTGGTAAAATAAATATTTTTTACAGGATAATGTGCATTTATAATTTCTTTTAATACATTTCTGCCATATACATACATTATTTTCTCTCCCCTAATTCATTTTTAGCACTTTCTAAAATTTCATTTAATCTTGTATAATCTTTTTTTAAAAACAGATATCCAACAACAGTTTCAAATGCAGTTGCTTTTCTATATTCTAAATCATTTCCACGCTTTTTAGCGCCTTTTGAATTAAGTCCTCTTTTATATATATTTTTTTCTTCTTCGTTGAAAGAATTTAAAATATTATCAACTATTTTAGCTTGTGCTTTTGCACTAACATAATTTTTACTTTCATTATGTAACTTACCTGCTTTTTTTCTACCAGTATCTATAATATAATTTATAAAATATAAATTAATTACAGCATCGCCAATATATGCAAAGGTATCTATAGGCACCTCTCTTAAATCTTTAATCTTACTTTCGAATAACTTACCTAAATTATTAAATTCACTCATTTTGTGCTCCCTTCAACTATTTTTCAATTTCTACAATTCCACCATGATTTCTAATTTTTATTATAATATCATTTAATGATTTCTCTATTTTTCCTACACTTTCATTTTCATCAAAATAGCTAAATACAATTTTTAAAGGTTTAATTATTAATAATCCATCTACAACTTTATTAATTTTTTCTATGGTTTTGCCATTTAATGGTTTTTTTATATAAATTGTTAGAGTACTATTAAAATTTTTTACATCTAAAATATTTTCCTCTTCTCTTTTATATAATCTCCTAATTTTAGAAATTTTACTTTGAGATATTTGAATTTTCTCGAATGCTTTCTTTAATTTTTCTTTATCTACTGGTTTAATTATAAAATAGTCAGCCCCATAGTTTAATGCTTTGAATATTTCTGGTTTTTTATTAGAAACGCTTATAACAATTATTTTTAAATTAGGGAATTGTTCTTTTAAAAGTTTTATAGCGTTTATTCCATCGGTATTTTTTAAGTATAAATCCAGGGTTATAATATCTGGTTTTAATTTTCGGCATTTGTTAACAATACCGAATATATCCTCAAATTCTCCAACAATTTCATGTCCTAATTCTTTTAAATACTTTTTTAAAACATTTCTAATATTTATATTATCTTCAA from Marinitoga sp. 1197 includes:
- the mutL gene encoding DNA mismatch repair endonuclease MutL, with the translated sequence MVDDLMAIVKLSESVIMKIAAGEVVTGTFAVVKELFENAIDAHADKITVEIKDGGKTYIRITDNGIGMSEEEMLLAVQPHTTSKITDVEDLYNIHTYGFRGEALAAISRVSRMKITSKRKNDDIATSVEFVSGEPINSKKIAASDGTTIEVRDLFFNLPARRKFLKSSAVESRMVTEIIEKFILASKVSVDYIKDNRVVYSVSKDISLIEKINTIFPETSKEDFFEINIEEKWFKIKGYISHPRVTRNNRTAQIFFINNRYIRSGDLFAVFESGYGEMLESRRHPYGIIFFEIDPKEVDVNVHPQKLEVKISESRIIYNRFKKIIRETLIKETRFKMSIDIEKSKIKQNTTDYISLERDLDRKINNNNSFIKENSDNQIPTISEKEEKYNTFLIKKKKDNRIKLHIQNEKKVNNFKEKNTLKNLINSNIINNIKPIESKKEKTPNIDYYKIIGVVASRYIILELKDSIHFVDFHAAHERVLYEDLKKEFFENGNITTQMIMLPIELNLDAVRKDILEEHIEKLRKLGFEITKNGDEYFIMGFPSNLRINDPQATIIEILDELRLEGIESLDKVFDHAIATMACRAAVKTGDDPVGLEKLVSKIIEYNILTCPHGRPISMELSFKKLDEFFERS
- the rlmB gene encoding 23S rRNA (guanosine(2251)-2'-O)-methyltransferase RlmB; this encodes MYVYGRNVLKEIINAHYPVKNIYFTNSKKTDKTFKELIELTKKHKYSFSFAPDNVLQKMVNVSKHQGVVIDIGKEFKYVDETILNNLRENATIVILDQIQDPHNFGAIIRSSLAADADLIVIPKDNSVEVTSTVIKVSVGLAFRIPILKVTNISRFIETIKKHGFWVYGADMSHNIYYETNLTGNVAIVMGNEGSGIREKIKSKCDALISIPMANNVESLNVAVSAGILLFEIFKQKGGR
- a CDS encoding Mini-ribonuclease 3, which produces MSEFNNLGKLFESKIKDLREVPIDTFAYIGDAVINLYFINYIIDTGRKKAGKLHNESKNYVSAKAQAKIVDNILNSFNEEEKNIYKRGLNSKGAKKRGNDLEYRKATAFETVVGYLFLKKDYTRLNEILESAKNELGERK
- a CDS encoding response regulator; amino-acid sequence: MSKILIIEDNINIRNVLKKYLKELGHEIVGEFEDIFGIVNKCRKLKPDIITLDLYLKNTDGINAIKLLKEQFPNLKIIVISVSNKKPEIFKALNYGADYFIIKPVDKEKLKKAFEKIQISQSKISKIRRLYKREEENILDVKNFNSTLTIYIKKPLNGKTIEKINKVVDGLLIIKPLKIVFSYFDENESVGKIEKSLNDIIIKIRNHGGIVEIEK